AGCGCGCGATGGTTGCTTGGAATGCCGGCCTTGGAGGGCAACTCGGCCTGGCCAGTGACCATGGCGGCCACCAGGTTGCGCCGGCTGCGCAGCGAGGTGAACAGCACGGCGGCGACATGCAGACCCACCAGGGCCAGCAGTGCCGTGGCCAGACCCTCGTGCAGGTCTTCGTAGAACTCGCCGGCCTGCCAGGTGAACCACCCGCTCAGGCTCACGGCCAAGGCCAGGCCGATCAAGGCCAGCGTTGCCCAGCCGCCGGCGGGGTTGTGGCCGGCGTGGGGCTCAATCGGCCCCCGGACCAGTGCCTGCAGATGCTCCAGCACGGCCTGCGGCCCTTTGACGAACTGCGCAAAGCGCGCGGTCGGGCTTCCAACCAGGCCCCAGAGCACGCGCATCACCATCAGCCCCGCCAGGCTCAGGCCCAGGGTGATGTGCAGGGGTCGCAGGGCGTCGGACTCGGCAGTCAGCCAAGCGCCGAAGAAGCAGATGGCACTCAGCCAGTGCATCAGACGCAGCGGCGCGTCCCAGATGCGGACCGAACGGGATGGGGCAAGGGATGGGGTGGGCATGGGGCTCTCCTGAAGGTGAGCCCATGCTGCAGCGCTTGTCTTAGCGCGGTCTTATCCGACGCGGGCCCCTGCCATCAGCAGCAAGGCCTGCTCGCGGCCATGAGTCTGCGCGAACCGCAGCGCATGGCGCATGGAGTCGAACTCAGGACTGAAGCGCAGCACGCGATCGTGGCTGGCCTGACCCTGGCCGCTCTTGATGGAAACCGAAGAAAGAAAACGGCCATTGGCCGATTGACGCGCAAAGGCGGAGACGCGGTATTTACCGATCTG
Above is a window of Inhella inkyongensis DNA encoding:
- a CDS encoding cytochrome b/b6 domain-containing protein, yielding MPTPSLAPSRSVRIWDAPLRLMHWLSAICFFGAWLTAESDALRPLHITLGLSLAGLMVMRVLWGLVGSPTARFAQFVKGPQAVLEHLQALVRGPIEPHAGHNPAGGWATLALIGLALAVSLSGWFTWQAGEFYEDLHEGLATALLALVGLHVAAVLFTSLRSRRNLVAAMVTGQAELPSKAGIPSNHRALAWGLGASLLAFWFWALQPGSPLQIDSGDSSREESEHGELMPRKDGALARVQHDRDADDSDDDEDD